A region of Vigna radiata var. radiata cultivar VC1973A chromosome 6, Vradiata_ver6, whole genome shotgun sequence DNA encodes the following proteins:
- the LOC106764709 gene encoding calcium-dependent protein kinase 2, whose product MGCCLSKRGSGPEEHIGYRNAVGGAHNHKSHEPFVSQFPEKHAPQAAWRATVPSPGPKHVHRADTITGKPFEDVKQHYTLGKELGRGQFGVTYLCTENSTGLQYACKSISKRKLVRRDDKEDMRREIQIMQHLSGQSNIVEFKGSFEDKNSVHVVMELCAGGELFDRIIAKGHYSERAAAAVCRQIVKVVNICHFMGVMHRDLKPENFLLSSKDDKGLLKATDFGLSVFIEEGKVYRDIVGSAYYVAPEVLNRSYGKEADIWSAGVMLYILLSGVPPFWAETEKGIFDSILKGYIDFESNPWPNISSSAKDLVRKMLTKDPKKRITSAQVLEHPWLREGGNASDKPIDSAVLSRMKQFRAMNKLKKLALKVIAENLSEEEIQGLKAMFTNMDTDNSGTITYEELRAGLQRLGSKLTEAEVRQLMDAADVDGNGTIDYIEFITATMHRYRLERDEHLYGAFQYFDKDGSGYITRDELETAMKENGMGDEATIREIISEVDTDNDGRINYDEFCTMMRSGTQKGKLF is encoded by the exons ATGGGTTGTTGTCTGAGTAAAAGAGGGTCAGGGCCAGAAGAGCACATTGGTTACAGAAATGCTGTTGGGGGGGCCCACAATCACAAGAGCCATGAACCCTTTGTCAGCCAATTTCCTGAGAAACATGCTCCTCAGGCTGCTTGGAGGGCCACTGTTCCTTCTCCAGGTCCAAAACATGTTCACAGGGCTGACACAATCACTGGGAAGCCATTTGAGGATGTTAAGCAGCACTATACTCTTGGGAAAGAATTGGGGAGAGGCCAATTTGGGGTGACTTATCTCTGCACTGAAAATTCAACTGGTTTACAATATGCCTGCAAGTCCATCTCGAAGAGGAAGCTTGTGAGAAGAGATGACAAGGAGGATATGAGGAGGGAGATTCAAATTATGCAGCATTTAAGTGGACAATCCAACATTGTGGAGTTCAAAGGTTCTTTTGAGGATAAGAACTCTGTTCATGTGGTCATGGAGCTGTGTGCAGGTGGTGAACTTTTTGATAGGATCATTGCGAAGGGGCACTACAGTGAAAGGGCTGCTGCTGCAGTGTGCAGACAGATTGTTAAAGTTGTTAACATCTGCCATTTTATGGGAGTGATGCATAGGGATCTGAAGCCAGAGAATTTCTTGTTATCCAGTAAGGATGATAAGGGACTTCTCAAGGCCACGGATTTTGGTTTATCGGTCTTCATAGAAGAAG GAAAGGTGTATCGGGACATAGTTGGCAGTGCTTACTATGTTGCTCCAGAAGTTCTTAATCGTAGCTATGGGAAGGAAGCAGATATATGGAGTGCAGGAGTAATGCTGTATATCTTACTTAGTGGTGTACCTCCATTTTGGGCAG AGACGGAAAAGGGAATATTTGATTCCATATTGAAGGGTTATATTGATTTTGAAAGCAATCCATGGCCAAACATATCAAGCAGTGCAAAGGACCTTGTTCGCAAAATGCTTACAAAGGATCCAAAGAAACGCATTACTTCAGCTCAGGTTCTAG AGCATCCGTGGCTTAGAGAAGGTGGCAATGCTTCTGACAAGCCAATAGACAGTGCAGTGCTTTCCAGAATGAAGCAATTCAGAGCAatgaacaaactaaaaaaactaGCCCTCAAG GTCATTGCTGAAAATCTTTCAGAAGAAGAGATCCAAGGTCTGAAGGCAATGTTCACAAATATGGACACTGACAATAGTGGTACAATCACCTATGAGGAACTGAGGGCAGGATTGCAAAGACTTGGCTCAAAGCTAACTGAAGCTGAAGTGAGACAACTTATGGATGCC GCTGATGTAGACGGAAATGGAACAATTGATTACATAGAATTCATCACTGCTACAATGCACAGATACAGGTTGGAGAGAGATGAGCATCTTTATGGGGCCTTCCAATATTTTGATAAAGACGGGAGCGG GTATATCACAAGAGATGAACTGGAAACAGCCATGAAGGAGAATGGTATGGGAGACGAGGCCACAATCAGGGAAATTATATCAGAAGTTGACACTGATAAT GATGGTAGAATCAACTATGACGAATTTTGTACAATGATGAGGAGTGGAACCCAAAAGGGAAAGTTATTCTAA
- the LOC106764710 gene encoding anthocyanidin 3-O-glucosyltransferase 2 translates to MEKAARLVFIPGPGVGHLVSTIQFVNLLLERHHHIWITIFVIKLPSDTTTAAYTHSLNSHRLQLVNLPETPSDAPSFPMTTIELQKPHVKEAVSNLSPTPPLAAIVVDMFCTSMIDVAKEFHVPSLVFFTSGLAFLGLMLHLHTLKEEENAEFTEPDAEWVIPCFAKPVPTRNLPFIALWKEWEELFMAHGRDLKKADGFIVNSFEELESHAAHSFLDGPQLVFAVGPILNPKPNLHPDAHADNADIFDWLDNQPPSSVVFMCFGSMGSFGEDQVREIARALENSGARFLWSLRKPPPKGSSFMTPPSDYAPSELPSILPAGFLDRTAGIGKVIGWAPQAQILAHRATGGFVSHCGWNSTLESIHFGVPIATWPLYAEQQTNAFLLVRELDIAFEISLDYRAESKNEAPTVLSAEKIENGIRNLVEIDDEKRKRVVEASENSRKTLLEGGSSYSSFQRLIDYVMDQV, encoded by the coding sequence ATGGAGAAAGCTGCACGACTCGTCTTCATCCCTGGTCCGGGAGTGGGTCATCTCGTCTCCACCATTCAGTTCGTCAACCTTCTGTTGGAGCGCCATCACCATATCTGGATCACTATCTTTGTAATCAAACTACCATCTGACACCACAACCGCTGCTTACACTCATTCCCTTAACTCCCACCGTCTTCAGCTCGTCAACCTCCCCGAAACTCCATCCGACGCCCCATCATTTCCGATGACAACAATCGAACTTCAAAAGCCACACGTCAAAGAAGCCGTCTCCAACCTCAGCCCCACACCCCCACTCGCGGCCATCGTCGTCGACATGTTCTGCACCAGCATGATCGATGTCGCGAAAGAGTTCCACGTCCCTTCACTCGTCTTCTTCACCTCTGGTCTTGCTTTCCTTGGTTTGATGCTTCATCTTCACACCCTGAAGGAAGAGGAGAACGCCGAGTTCACCGAGCCCGACGCCGAGTGGGTCATCCCTTGCTTCGCGAAGCCAGTCCCAACACGGAATCTCCCTTTCATAGCGCTGTGGAAGGAGTGGGAGGAGCTTTTCATGGCCCACGGGAGGGACCTCAAGAAAGCTGACGGCTTCATAGTAAATTCATTCGAGGAGCTAGAATCCCATGCGGCACACTCTTTCCTTGACGGGCCTCAGCTCGTTTTTGCAGTGGGACCTATTCTAAACCCAAAGCCCAACCTCCATCCCGACGCTCACGCCGACAACGCTGACATCTTCGATTGGCTTGACAACCAACCCCCTTCTTCCGTTGTGTTCATGTGCTTCGGGAGCATGGGTTCTTTTGGTGAGGATCAGGTAAGGGAGATCGCACGGGCTCTTGAAAACAGTGGGGCCCGTTTCCTGTGGTCCCTGCGGAAACCTCCACCCAAGGGCTCTAGTTTCATGACCCCGCCCTCTGATTACGCTCCCTCCGAATTGCCTTCGATTTTACCCGCGGGCTTCTTAGATCGGACGGCAGGGATTGGAAAGGTGATCGGATGGGCCCCTCAGGCCCAAATACTGGCCCACCGAGCGACCGGGGGATTTGTTTCCCACTGCGGCTGGAATTCTACTCTTGAGAGCATACATTTTGGTGTGCCCATTGCGACCTGGCCGCTCTACGCCGAACAACAGACGAACGCCTTTTTACTGGTGCGTGAGCTGGATATTGCTTTCGAGATTTCGTTGGATTACAGGGCTGAGTCCAAGAATGAAGCTCCCACAGTTTTGAGTGCAGAGAAGATAGAAAATGGAATAAGGAATTTGGTGGAGATTGATgatgagaaaaggaagagagtgGTGGAAGCGAGTGAAAATAGTAGGAAGACATTGTTGGAAGGTGGAAGTTCCTACTCTTCTTTTCAACGTTTGATTGATTACGTAATGGATCAGGTGTAg
- the LOC106764729 gene encoding probable serine/threonine-protein kinase dyrk2 isoform X2 produces the protein MGKEHVGWGRKHWGRKEQGWGRKQQGWIRKQHSSSSVYKIATFPRSGHGLKHDLKQLGQSTKAVLKQFGLKYMRGEDLYLDEDIVLLQQSPPPPPTATSSASTATSSTSTTTYSTSTDTSSTSTDTSPESITTFWQFLKHFGQLLKYLGLSIIYFSESLKYLYGEDMNMDEVKYLCEEDLYLDEDVLRSGSSSKVVVLLQQPLPPTATSSASTATASQLLPETASSSVYEIVTFPRSGHGLKRDLKVLGQSTKPGLKQIGQRLKHLDLSLTHFTEGLKYLRGEDLYLYKDILRSGNSKIVILLQPSLPPTATSSASTATSSASTATA, from the exons ATGGGTAAGGAACATGTAGGTTGGGGTCGGAAACATTGGGGTCGGAAAGAGCAAGGTTGGGGTCGGAAACAGCAAGGTTGGATTCGGAAACAGCATTCAAGTTCCTCCGTGTATAAAATAGCTACTTTCCCAAGGTCTGGTCATGGTCTGAAACATGATCTGAAACAGCTTGGTCAAAGTACGAAAGCTGTTCTGAAACAGTTTG GTCTGAAATATATGCGTGGAGAAGATTTATATCTGGATGAAG ATATAGTCCTGTTGCAACAGTCACCTCCACCTCCTCCGACTGCCACTTCCTCCGCGTCGACTGCCACTTCCTCCACGTCAACTACCACTTACTCCACGTCAACTGACACTTCCTCCACGTCAACTGACACTTCCCCCGAGTCTATTACCACTTTCTGGCAATTTCTGAAACACTTTGGTCAACTTCTGAAATATCTTGGTCTAAGTATCATATACTTTTCTGAAAGTCTGAAATATCTGTATGGAGAAGATATGAATATGGATGAAGTGAAATATCTGTGTGAAGAAGATCTATATCTGGATGAAG ATGTTCTAAGGTCGGGAAGCAGCAGCAAGGTCGTAGTCCTGTTGCAACAGCCACTTCCTCCGACTGCCACTTCCTCCGCTTCAACTGCCACTGCCTCGCAGCTCCTTCCTGAAACAGCTTCTTCCTCAGTGTACGAAATAGTTACTTTCCCAAGGTCTGGTCATGGTCTGAAACGTGATCTGAAAGTGCTtggtcaaagtacaaaaccTGGTCTGAAACAGATTGGTCAACGTCTGAAACATCTTGATCTAAGTCTGACCCATTTTACTGAAGGTCTGAAATATCTGCGTGGAGAAGATCTATATCTGTATAAAG ATATTCTAAGGTCGGGAAACAGCAAGATCGTAATCCTGTTGCAACCGTCACTTCCTCCGACTGCCACTTCCTCCGCGTCAACTGCCACTTCCTCTGCGTCGACTGCCActgcataa
- the LOC106764729 gene encoding probable serine/threonine-protein kinase dyrk2 isoform X1, translating into MGKEHVGWGRKHWGRKEQGWGRKQQGWIRKQHSSSSVYKIATFPRSGHGLKHDLKQLGQSTKAVLKQFGKLLKHHGLSLRNLGLSLIHFSEGLKYMRGEDLYLDEDIVLLQQSPPPPPTATSSASTATSSTSTTTYSTSTDTSSTSTDTSPESITTFWQFLKHFGQLLKYLGLSIIYFSESLKYLYGEDMNMDEVKYLCEEDLYLDEDVLRSGSSSKVVVLLQQPLPPTATSSASTATASQLLPETASSSVYEIVTFPRSGHGLKRDLKVLGQSTKPGLKQIGQRLKHLDLSLTHFTEGLKYLRGEDLYLYKDILRSGNSKIVILLQPSLPPTATSSASTATSSASTATA; encoded by the exons ATGGGTAAGGAACATGTAGGTTGGGGTCGGAAACATTGGGGTCGGAAAGAGCAAGGTTGGGGTCGGAAACAGCAAGGTTGGATTCGGAAACAGCATTCAAGTTCCTCCGTGTATAAAATAGCTACTTTCCCAAGGTCTGGTCATGGTCTGAAACATGATCTGAAACAGCTTGGTCAAAGTACGAAAGCTGTTCTGAAACAGTTTGGTAAACTTCTGAAACATCATGGTCTAAGTCTGAGAAATCTTGGTCTTAGTCTGATACATTTTTCTGAAGGTCTGAAATATATGCGTGGAGAAGATTTATATCTGGATGAAG ATATAGTCCTGTTGCAACAGTCACCTCCACCTCCTCCGACTGCCACTTCCTCCGCGTCGACTGCCACTTCCTCCACGTCAACTACCACTTACTCCACGTCAACTGACACTTCCTCCACGTCAACTGACACTTCCCCCGAGTCTATTACCACTTTCTGGCAATTTCTGAAACACTTTGGTCAACTTCTGAAATATCTTGGTCTAAGTATCATATACTTTTCTGAAAGTCTGAAATATCTGTATGGAGAAGATATGAATATGGATGAAGTGAAATATCTGTGTGAAGAAGATCTATATCTGGATGAAG ATGTTCTAAGGTCGGGAAGCAGCAGCAAGGTCGTAGTCCTGTTGCAACAGCCACTTCCTCCGACTGCCACTTCCTCCGCTTCAACTGCCACTGCCTCGCAGCTCCTTCCTGAAACAGCTTCTTCCTCAGTGTACGAAATAGTTACTTTCCCAAGGTCTGGTCATGGTCTGAAACGTGATCTGAAAGTGCTtggtcaaagtacaaaaccTGGTCTGAAACAGATTGGTCAACGTCTGAAACATCTTGATCTAAGTCTGACCCATTTTACTGAAGGTCTGAAATATCTGCGTGGAGAAGATCTATATCTGTATAAAG ATATTCTAAGGTCGGGAAACAGCAAGATCGTAATCCTGTTGCAACCGTCACTTCCTCCGACTGCCACTTCCTCCGCGTCAACTGCCACTTCCTCTGCGTCGACTGCCActgcataa
- the LOC106764729 gene encoding probable serine/threonine-protein kinase dyrk2 isoform X3, whose product MGKEHVGWGRKHWGRKEQGWGRKQQGWIRKQHSSSSVYKIATFPRSGHGLKHDLKQLGQSTKAVLKQFDIVLLQQSPPPPPTATSSASTATSSTSTTTYSTSTDTSSTSTDTSPESITTFWQFLKHFGQLLKYLGLSIIYFSESLKYLYGEDMNMDEVKYLCEEDLYLDEDVLRSGSSSKVVVLLQQPLPPTATSSASTATASQLLPETASSSVYEIVTFPRSGHGLKRDLKVLGQSTKPGLKQIGQRLKHLDLSLTHFTEGLKYLRGEDLYLYKDILRSGNSKIVILLQPSLPPTATSSASTATSSASTATA is encoded by the exons ATGGGTAAGGAACATGTAGGTTGGGGTCGGAAACATTGGGGTCGGAAAGAGCAAGGTTGGGGTCGGAAACAGCAAGGTTGGATTCGGAAACAGCATTCAAGTTCCTCCGTGTATAAAATAGCTACTTTCCCAAGGTCTGGTCATGGTCTGAAACATGATCTGAAACAGCTTGGTCAAAGTACGAAAGCTGTTCTGAAACAGTTTG ATATAGTCCTGTTGCAACAGTCACCTCCACCTCCTCCGACTGCCACTTCCTCCGCGTCGACTGCCACTTCCTCCACGTCAACTACCACTTACTCCACGTCAACTGACACTTCCTCCACGTCAACTGACACTTCCCCCGAGTCTATTACCACTTTCTGGCAATTTCTGAAACACTTTGGTCAACTTCTGAAATATCTTGGTCTAAGTATCATATACTTTTCTGAAAGTCTGAAATATCTGTATGGAGAAGATATGAATATGGATGAAGTGAAATATCTGTGTGAAGAAGATCTATATCTGGATGAAG ATGTTCTAAGGTCGGGAAGCAGCAGCAAGGTCGTAGTCCTGTTGCAACAGCCACTTCCTCCGACTGCCACTTCCTCCGCTTCAACTGCCACTGCCTCGCAGCTCCTTCCTGAAACAGCTTCTTCCTCAGTGTACGAAATAGTTACTTTCCCAAGGTCTGGTCATGGTCTGAAACGTGATCTGAAAGTGCTtggtcaaagtacaaaaccTGGTCTGAAACAGATTGGTCAACGTCTGAAACATCTTGATCTAAGTCTGACCCATTTTACTGAAGGTCTGAAATATCTGCGTGGAGAAGATCTATATCTGTATAAAG ATATTCTAAGGTCGGGAAACAGCAAGATCGTAATCCTGTTGCAACCGTCACTTCCTCCGACTGCCACTTCCTCCGCGTCAACTGCCACTTCCTCTGCGTCGACTGCCActgcataa